From a single Miscanthus floridulus cultivar M001 chromosome 8, ASM1932011v1, whole genome shotgun sequence genomic region:
- the LOC136477956 gene encoding protein Brevis radix-like 2 — MLACIACSTKDGGDQDGGPRAATPHGRDAGKSLTSQLKDMVLKFSGSGRQYKAAASPSFRGNRFHRNSRLAAYPGVIDDSGFTSDGTAEGYSSYMRATTTTGATATRTMPAPPPWDAATKVARGFAQHVRSPSANWIPSIGEEDEEEDDEVVVLEEDSVPREWTAQVEPGVQITFISIPGGAGNDLKRIRFSRDMFNKWEAQRWWGENYDRVVELYNVQTFSRQQGISTPTSSIDDASQRDSSFYSRAGSTRESPVILPPTAAVGREQPIARATSCRAMAAAVAASTARAACNPSSSAVPDPSDHVWAHHFNLLNSAPAPAAAPHLDPSRATTSSLDEASVSVSNASDLEATEWVEQDEPGVSITIREFGDGTRELRRVRFSRERFGEDRAKVWWEQNRDRIHAQYL, encoded by the exons CTCAAGgacatggtgctcaagttctccggCTCCGGCAGGCAGTACAAGGCCGCGGCGAGCCCGTCGTTCAGGGGCAACCGCTTCCACCGCAACAGCCGCCTTGCCGCGTACCCGGGTGTCATCGACGACTCGGGCTTCACGTCGGACGGGACCGCCGAGGGCTACAGTAGTTACATgagggcgacgacgacgacgggcgcGACAGCCACGAGAACCATGCCGGCCCCTCCGCCGTGGGACGCGGCCACCAAGGTCGCCCGTGGCTTCGCGCAGCACGTCAGGAGCCCGAGCGCGAACTGGATACCGAGCATcggggaggaggacgaggaggaggatgacgaggtCGTCGTCCTGGAGGAGGACAGCGTGCCGCGGGAGTGGACGGCCCAGGTGGAGCCCGGCGTGCAGATCACCTTCATCTCCATCCCGGGCGGCGCCGGCAACGACCTAAAGCGAATCCGCTTCAG CCGCGACATGTTCAACAAGTGGGAGGCGCAGCGGTGGTGGGGGGAGAACTACGACCGCGTGGTGGAGCTCTACAACGTGCAGACATTCAGCCGGCAGCAGGGCATCTCGACGCCGACGTCCTCCATCGACGACGCCTCGCAG AGAGACTCGTCGTTCTACTCCCGCGCCGGCTCGACGAGGGAGAGCCCGGTGATCCTGCCGCCGACGGCAGCGGTGGGCAGGGAGCAGCCGATCGCCCGCGCCACCTCGTGcagggccatggcggcggcggtggcggcttccACGGCCCGAGCCGCGTGCAACCCATCGTCCAGTGCCGTGCCGGACCCGTCGGACCACGTGTGGGCGCACCACTTCAACCTGCTCAActccgcgccggcgccggcggctgctCCGCACCTGGACCCGTCGCGCGCTACCACGTCGTCCCTGGACGAGGCGTCCGTGTCCGTGAGCAACGCGAGCGACCTTGAGGCCACGGAGTGGGTGGAGCAGGACGAGCCCGGCGTGTCCATCACCATCCGCGAGTTCGGCGACGGCACCCGCGAGCTCCGCCGCGTCCGATTCAG CCGGGAGAGGTTCGGCGAGGATAGGGCCAAGGTGTGGTGGGAGCAGAACAGAGACCGAATACACGCGCAGTACCTGTGA